In Macadamia integrifolia cultivar HAES 741 chromosome 13, SCU_Mint_v3, whole genome shotgun sequence, one DNA window encodes the following:
- the LOC122059468 gene encoding G-type lectin S-receptor-like serine/threonine-protein kinase At2g19130: MGLRKNFYSVLFLCFCLNTHLSIGAASLSVGESISGDQTIVSEGTGNFELGFFKPSSNSKNYYIGIWYRKISAQTFVWTANRDKPVSDKYSSQLKLLDDGNLVIIDSSKTIIWTTNLTSTSSNSTQVALLDSGNLVLRNVSNSSNLIWESFDHPTDTWLPGGRIRLDKVTNQSERLISWKSTEDPAPGLFSLELDPAGTSQYFIMWNDSVQYWTSGTWNGQIFSLVPEMRSNYIYNFTYVSNQYENYFTYDVYNSTIISRFVMNKGGQINQLTWVEGVGWNLFWAQPRVQCQVYDLCGAFGSCNQQSSTPCGCLQGFSPRNATDYLSLSDWSGGCVRTTQLQCMNNASINGAKDGFKMMSDMLLPINPKSVGVGSGQACELACLNNCSCNAYAYDGGCSVWEGDLLNLQQLSAGDTSGRVLYLKLPPSELTNSTSAGSSKKGFPPGAIAGTVSGVAVALLGLLVVVILERRRRKLAGPSTAVEGYMVAFSYKDLQNATKNFSEKLGEGGFGSVFKGTLPDSTVVAVKKLEAYNQGEKQFRTEVSTIGTVQHVNLVRLRGFCSEGTNRLLVYDFMPKSSLDSHLFCEKKDSEVLDWKIRYQIALGTARGLAYLHEKCRECIIHCDIKPENILLNAQFCPKVADFGLAKLVGREFSRVLTTMRGTRGYLAPEWLSGVAITAKADVYSYGMMLFEIISGRRNSEGYDGKNVIGFFPTWAASKINEHGEILSILDDRLEGNADVEELIRACKVASWCIQDEEVHRPSMGLVVQILEGIVEVRSPPIPRTLQALARSHESIVFFCEPSSNQSTKTQSTTSGRLSQAGSTTASTNSNTSSH; this comes from the coding sequence ATGGGTTTGAGAAAAAATTTCTACTCTGTTCTGTTTCTCTGCTTCTGTCTTAATACCCATCTCTCCATTGGAGCTGCAAGCCTCTCTGTTGGTGAATCCATTTCTGGAGATCAGACCATAGTCTCTGAAGGAACTGGGAATTTTGAATTGGGTTTCTTCAAGCCAAGTAGCAACTCTAAGAACTACTACATCGGCATCTGGTACAGAAAGATTTCGGCCCAAACCTTCGTTTGGACGGCAAATAGAGATAAACCAGTCTCTGATAAGTATTCCTCACAACTGAAGCTGTTAGATGATGGGAACTTAGTCATCATCGATTCTTCAAAAACCATTATTTGGACGACCAATTTGACCTCCACATCCTCGAATTCAACCCAGGTAGCACTTCTTGATtctggaaatcttgttttgagAAATGTTTCGAATTCATCTAATTTGATTTGGGAGAGCTTTGATCATCCAACGGACACTTGGTTGCCCGGTGGAAGGATTAGGCTGGACAAAGTTACTAATCAATCAGAGCGCCTTATTTCATGGAAGAGTACAGAGGATCCAGCTCCGGGGCTCTTCTCTCTGGAGCTAGACCCTGCTGGAACCAGTCAGTATTTTATAATGTGGAATGATTCTGTTCAGTACTGGACGAGTGGGACTTGGAATGGTCAGATTTTCAGCTTAGTTCCTGAAATGAGAAGTAACTATATCTATAATTTCACCTATGTTTCGAATCAATACGAGAACTATTTCACTTATGATGTGTATAATTCCACCATTATCTCTAGATTTGTTATGAATAAGGGGGGTCAGATCAATCAACTTACTTGGGTGGAAGGTGTGGGTTGGAATTTGTTTTGGGCTCAACCGAGAGTACAATGCCAGGTTTATGATCTCTGCGGGGCTTTCGGTTCCTGCAATCAGCAATCTTCAACTCCCTGTGGGTGTTTACAAGGTTTCAGTCCACGTAACGCAACAGACTACTTGAGTTTGAGTGATTGGTCTGGTGGGTGTGTGAGGACTACCCAATTGCAGTGTATGAATAATGCTTCTATAAATGGCGCGAAAGATGGTTTCAAAATGATGTCTGATATGCTGTTGCCCATAAATCCGAAATCTGTGGGAGTTGGGAGTGGCCAAGCCTGTGAATTGGCTTGCTTGAATAACTGTTCTTGTAATGCTTATGCGTATGATGGTGGCTGCTCCGTGTGGGAAGGAGATCTCTTGAATCTGCAACAGCTATCAGCCGGTGACACTAGTGGACGAGTCCTATATCTCAAACTTCCCCCCTCTGAACTCACGAATTCTACTTCTGCAGGTAGCAGCAAGAAGGGATTTCCTCCTGGTGCTATTGCCGGCACTGTTTCAGGGGTTGCAGTAGCCCTCTTGGGTCTGCTGGTGGTGGTAATATTGGAAAGACGGAGGAGGAAATTAGCTGGACCTTCGACGGCAGTTGAGGGTTATATGGTTGCATTTTCATACAAAGATTTGCAGAATGCAACCAAGAACTTCTCTGAAAAGCTGGGGGAAGGAGGATTTGGTTCTGTTTTCAAAGGGACGTTGCCTGATTCTACTGTTGTAGCTGTGAAGAAGCTTGAAGCCTACAACCAAGGAGAGAAGCAGTTCCGAACTGAAGTAAGTACAATTGGGACGGTTCAACATGTTAATCTTGTTCGCCTCCGAGGTTTTTGCTCTGAAGGTACTAATAGGTTGTTGGTCTATGATTTCATGCCTAAGAGCTCTTTAGATTCCCATCTGTTCTGTGAAAAAAAGGACTCTGAGGTTTTAGACTGGAAAATAAGATACCAAATTGCACTTGGGACAGCTAGAGGATTAGCTTATCTTCATGAGAAGTGCAGAGAATGCATCATTCACTGCGACATCAAACCTGAGAACATTCTTTTAAATGCACAATTCTGTCCCAAGGTGGCTGACTTTGGCCTAGCGAAGCTTGTTGGTCGAGAATTCAGTCGGGTTTTGACAACTATGAGAGGGACCAGAGGATACCTCGCACCAGAGTGGCTTTCGGGTGTGGCCATCACAGCCAAGGCTGATGTTTACAGCTATGGTATGATGCTCTTCGAGATTATATCTGGTAGGAGAAACTCAGAAGGATATGATGGTAAGAATGTGATTGGGTTCTTTCCTACTTGGGCAGCAAGCAAAATCAATGAACATGGAGAAATCCTCAGCATTTTGGATGACAGGTTAGAAGGAAATGCTGATGTTGAAGAACTCATCAGGGCTTGTAAAGTTGCTTCTTGGTGCATTCAAGACGAAGAAGTTCATAGACCATCAATGGGTCTGGTAGTTCAGATACTTGAGGGGATAGTGGAGGTACGTTCACCTCCAATTCCTAGAACTCTGCAAGCTCTTGCGCGGAGCCATGAGAGCATAGTTTTCTTCTGTGAGCCTTCCTCAAACCAAAGTACGAAAACACAAAGTACCACATCAGGTAGATTGTCCCAGGCTGGAAGTACTACAGCATCCACAAATTCCAACACATCAAGTCACTAA